The sequence below is a genomic window from Pseudomonas cannabina.
CGTTGGTCATCATGTGCATGAAAGCCTGCATACCCAGTCGGTGATAAAGGCACTGGAAAAAGCGGTAGGAGAGCGAAAAACCGATCAGATGCTGATTCATCATTCAGATCGCGGTGCCCAGTACTGTTCCGACCTCTATCAGCGGCTGCATACCAGGCATGAAATCCGGTGCTCGATGACTGATGGTTATGACTGTTACCAGAACGCTATGGCCGAGCGAATAAACGGAATTTTGAAGACCGAGTTTCTACTCCATCGGCCTAAAGACTTGGCAGATGCAGTGAAAATGGTGGATGAATCGGTGCAGATCTACAATGGGGAGCGACCACACTTATCCCTGAAATACAAAACGCCCGATGCGGTGCATCGGGCGTTTTTGAGCGTGAAACAGGTGTAAACCTATTTCAGGACTAGACAACATCCTTGTAGCCTCGCATGAACCTTCCATCAATCAATGACTGCGGGTGTTCATGGACAGCGTTCGATTACTCGGCTTTCAGGCCAGCAGCCGATACGTCTTTGACGCCTTTGATTTTCTTGGTGATCGCGACAGCAGTGTTTTTCTGCGCTTCAGTCACTTTTACCATGGAGGACAGGGAAACCACGCCTTTGTTGGTTTCAACCTTGATGTCCGAACCAGGAATTCCTTTTTCAGTCAGCAGATCAGCTTTGACTTTGGTGGTGATCCAGGTGTCAGAGGTATCTTCTTTGACTTCTTGAGTCGTGGTGTTAGCTGCCAGAACCATAGGCGCTTGGGCCGAAGTCTGAGCGAATGCAGCGTTAGCCATGGTCAGCGTCAGGGCAGTTGCAGTAGCGGCAGCGATAGCGAACTTCTTCATACGATAACTCCTGTTTTTCTCAAAAACTGCGCCAGATAACTGGCTGCAGGGGTTAACAGTTATATCGCAATCGCTGTGCCAGATTCATGAAGCCTGAAAAACCCTTTAAAATCATAGAGTTATGTTTTCAGTTATTTTACGGAATCGTGCAGACTGCCCGGTCATCGCCGTTCTGGCTTGCAAGATGCACGTATGCGTCCGACCTTTTCTGCGCCACAGACGTAACCTGCTAATTGCGCTCATAAAAAAAGGACTCCGAAGAGTCCTTTTTCAACGGCTGATCCGATCGATCAGACGCCGGATACTTTCGCAGCCGCCACGTCTTTGATCGACAGCTTGATACGGCCGCGGTTGTCCACGTCCAGTACCAGTACTTCGACTTCCTGACCTTCTTTCAGGATATCGGTCACTTTCTCTACGCGAGCGTCGCTCAGCATCGAGATGTGAACCAGACCGTCCTTGCCCGGCAGAATGTTGACGAATGCGCCGAAATCGACGATGCGCTCAACCTTACCGACATAGATCTTGCCGATTTCTGCTTCTGCGGTAATGCCCAGAACACGCTGACGCGCTGCTTCAGCCGCTTCCTTGGATTCGCCGAAGATCTTGATCGAGCCGTCGTCTTCGATATCGATCGACGCCTTGGTCTCTTCACAGATTGCACGGATGGTTGCGCCACCCTTGCCGATCACGTCACGGATCTTGTCGGTATCGATCTTCATCGCGATCATGGTCGGAGCATTGGCCGACAGTTCGTTACGCGACTGACCGATGATCTGGTTCATCTGACCGAGGATGTTCAGGCGAGCTTCCAGGGCCTGGCCCAGAGCGATCTCCATGATTTCTTCGGTGATGCCCTTGATCTTGATGTCCATCTGCAGCGCGGTCACACCTTTAGAGGTGCCGGCTACTTTGAAGTCCATGTCGCCCAGGTGATCTTCGTCACCCAGGATGTCAGTCAGAATGGCGAATTTCTCGCCTTCCTTGACCAGACCCATGGCGATACCGGCAACCGGTGCCTTCATCGGAACGCCCGCATCCATCAGTGCCAGGGAAGCACCGCAGACCGACGCCATGGAGCTGGAGCCGTTGGACTCGGTGATTTCCGAAACGACACGGATGGTGTAAGGGAACACGTCAGCGCCCGGCAGCATGGCCTGCACGCTGCGACGAGCCAGACGACCGTGACCGATTTCACGACGACCTGCGCCGCCCATGCGACCACACTCGCCCACCGAGAACGGAGGGAAGTTGTAGTGCAGCATGAAGGGGTCTTTTTTCTCGCCTTCAAGGGTGTCGAGCAGCTGTGCGTCACGAGCAGTACCCAGCGTGGCCACAACCAGCGCCTGAGTTTCGCCACGGGTGAACAGTGCCGAACCGTGAGTCTTCGGCAAAACGCCGACTTCAATGTTCAGTGGGCGGACAGTGCGGGTATCACGACCATCGATACGCGGCGTGCCGTTGACGATGTTTTCGCGAACGGTGCGGTATTCGATTTCACCGAAAGCGGCTTTGACTTCGCTGGCAGACGGGCTGCCGTCTTCGACAGCGAGTTTGGCAACGACCTGATCTTTCAGCTCGCCCAGACGCGCATAGCGGTCGGCCTTGACGGTGATGGTGTAAGCCTGGGAGATCGCGTCGCCGAACTCGGCACGGATAGCGCCCAGCAGTGCGGTCGCTTCAGGCTTTGGCTGCCAGTCCCAGGTAGGTTTGGCAGCTTCGGCGGCCAGTTCCTTGATGGCGTTGATCACGACCTGGAATTCGTCATGAGCGAACAGTACAGCGCCCAGCATCTGGTCTTCGGTCAGTTCTTTGGCTTCCGACTCAACCATCAGAACAGCTTCGGAAGTACCGGCTACGACCATGTCCAGGCTCGAAGCCTGCAGTTGCTCGTAAGTCGGGTTCAACAGGTAGCCGGTGCTTTCGTGGAAAGCAACGCGCGCAGCGCCGACCGGACCGTCGAACGGAATGCCGGAGATCGCCAGGGCAGCCGAGGTACCGATCATCGCAGCGATGTCCGGATCGATTTTCTTGCTGGTGGACACGACGGTGCAGACAACCTGCACTTCGTTCATGAAGCCTTCTGGAAACAGTGGACGGATCGGACGGTCGATCAGTCGCGAGGTCAGGGTTTCTTTCTCGGAAGGACGGCCTTCACGCTTGAAGAAACCACCGGGGATCTTGCCGGCAGCGTAGGTTTTTTCCTGATAGTGCACGGACAGAGGGAAGAAGCCTTTGCCAGCGTCAGCCTGTTTGGCGCCGACCACAGTCACAAGTACGCTGACGTCGTCGTCAACGGTGACCAATACTGCACCAGAGGCTTGACGGGCGATACGGCCTGTCTCGAGGGTTACGGTCGATTGACCGAACTGAAACTTTTTGATTACCGGGTTCACGGTTTCCTACCTTTCTTTGTGGCTCTTGGGGAACTGGTTTCTTGCGAATTCTTGGGCAGCGTGGGGAATCGGCCCCTTCCACAGCCCAGATAAAACTTGAGGCTGGGAGCCTGCCAGATCCACCGTGAAAACCCGACGGATCGTGACAGACAACCAACCTCTAGCAACGTCGTTATTAGCGACGCAGACCCAGACGACCGATCAGGGCGCTGTAACGGCTAACGTCCTTACCTTTCAGGTAATCCAGCAGCTTGCGGCGCTGGTTTACCATACGGATCAGACCACGACGGGAGTGGTGGTCTTTACCGTTGGCCTTGAAGTGGCCTTGCAGTTTGTTGATGTTGGCGGTCAGCAGTGCAACTTGCACTTCTGGCGAACCCGTATCACCAACAGCTTGCTGGTAGTCGGTTACGATCTGAGCTTTTTCTTCAACGCTGAGTGCCATGTGGGCAATCCTTATTTCAGGGAAGCGCTTCCGGAGAAACGTTTCCAACAGGCCGAGGACGAAACCTCGTATTAAAAAATGAGATATGACCGTGCCTGTTGACAGCCATCCTCGTTCCACCCCGCGTGCAGGCTAGCCTGCCAACGGACTGGTTCCGGTCACTCTGACCGAATCAATCGACGCGGCGCAACGCGCCCGTCTTCACTGACTTCACCGATACCGATGAAGCGACCTTCATGATCCTGCACCCGTACCATGCCGAATTTCGGCGCGTCCGGCGCGCGCACTGGCTGACCATGCAACCAGTAGAACGAACTGTGCTCGGAAAACTTCAGCAGCGGCCAGTCCAGCAAGCCACTGTCCGAGGGCATCAGGAAGCGGTCAACCGCCTCGTTTCCGCCGTCGGCATGCACTTGCTCCAGCTCTTCCAGCGTCACCGTCTGAGCCAGCGTGAAAGGTCCGGCTTGGGTACGGCGCAGTTCTGCGACGTAAGCACCACAACCGAGCTTTTCACCAATATCCTCGACCAGCGTCCGGATATAGGTGCCTTTGCTGCAATCCACCGACAAGCGCGCTGTCTCGCCTTCGCAAGCAAGTAATTCCAGGCGCGTAATAGTAACAGAACGGGGCTCGCGCTCCACTACTTCCCCAGCACGCGCCAGCTTGTAAAGTGGCTGGCCGTCACGCTTGAGCGCGGAGTACATGGGAGGTATCTGACTGATTTGCCCACGAAAATCCGGCAGAACCGCTTCGATATCGTCGCGACCAACGGTCACTGGACGCGTGAGCAAAACATCACCTTCGGAGTCGGCCGTGGTGGTGGTCTTGCCCAGTTGCGCCAAGGTCTCGTAGGACTTGTCCGAATCGAGCAGGTATTGCGAGAACTTGGTCGCCTCGCCAAAGCACAACGGCAAAACGCCAGTGGCCAGAGGGTCGAGGCTGCCCGTGTGCCCGGCTTTCTCGGCATTGAGCAGCCAGCGAACCTTTTGCAGCGCGGCGTTGGAAGTGAAGCCCAGTGGCTTGTCGAGCAGGATGATCCCGCTGACATTGCGGCGTATACGCTTGACCTGAGCCACCCTTTACTCCTCGGTACTTTCAGGCTTTGCATCCGGCGATGCGGAACCGTCCTGATGCTGACTGTCCTGCGCCACGGCGCGCTCGATCAGTGCCGAGAGGTGCGCACCCCGCACGACGCTTTCATCGTAGTGGAAGTGCAGTTGAGGCACGCTGCGCAGTTTCATTTCGCGGGCCAGTTGCATGCGCAGGAAACCTGCAGCAGCGTTGAGCACCTTGATGGTTTGCGCGATATCTTCCGCGTTGTCCTGGCCCATGACGGTCATGAAAATCTTGGCATGACCCACGTCACGGCTGACGTCTACGGCGGTGATGGTGACCAGACCCACACGGGGGTCCTTGATTTCGCGGCGGATCAGTTGTGCCAGCTCGCGCTGCATCTGATCGCCGATACGCTGGGTACGGCTGTATTCTTTTGCCATTTTGTTACCTGTTACTGATCCGGGACCAAACCCTGACAGTCTGAAAGCGGCAAACGCCCGGCCTGACAATTGCCAGACCGGGCGTTGCGTTTAGAGCCCACGGGGAAAGCAGAGCATTTGCATGCGGCGCTCCCACCATGGCTCCTGAAGCTCGCGATTTAGAGGCTGCGAGCCACTTGGACCTTCTCGAAGACTTCGATCTTGTCACCAACCTTGACGTCGTTGTAGCTCTTGACGCCGATACCGCATTCCATGCCGGCACGTACTTCGGCAGCGTCGTCCTTGAAGCGGCGCAGGGATTCCAGCTCGCCTTCAAAGATAACGATGTCTTCGCGCAGAACACGAATCGGACGGTTACGGTAGACAGTGCCTTCCAGAACCATACAGCCTGCGATCGCGCCGAATTTAGGCGAACGGAACACATCGCGGACTTCGGCAATACCCAGGATATTCTCCCGGACGTCGCTGCCAAGCATACCGGTGAGGGCTTTCTTGACGTCTTCGATGATGTCGTAGATCACGTTGTAGTAACGCATATCCAGACCTTCCTGCTCGACGATCTTGCGAGCGCCGGCATCGGCACGCACGTTGAAGCCGAACAGTACAGCGTTGGAAGCCAGCGCCAGGTTAGCGTCGCTCTCGGTGATACCACCGACACCGCCACCGACCACACGCACTTGCACTTCGTCGTTACCCAGGCCGTTCAAGGCGCCGTTCAACGCTTCGAGGGAGCCACGAACGTCAGATTTGAGGACGATGTTGAGCGTCTTCTTCTCTGCCTGACCCATGTTCTCGAAGATGTTTTCCAGCTTGCCTGCGTGAGCACGGGCCAGTTTGACTTCGCGGAACTTGCCTTGACGGAACAGAGCCACTTCACGGGCTTTCTTCTCGTCCGACAGCACGCTCATCTCGTCGCCAGCGTCCGGGGTACCGTCCAGGCCGAGAATCTCGACCGGAATGGAAGGACCCGCTTCTTTGACCGGCTTGCCGTTCTCGTCAAGCATGGCGCGGATGCGGCCGAAGTTCGAACCGACCAGCACCATGTCGCCCTGACGCAGCGTACCGTCCTGAACCAGAACAGTAGCAACCGGACCACGGCCCTTGTCCAGACGGGACTCGACGACAACACCACGGCCAGGAGCCGATGGAGTGGCTTTGAGTTCCAGAACTTCGGCTTGCAGCAGAACAGCTTCCAGCAATTCGTCGACGCCGGTACCCATTTTCGCGGAGACCGAAACGAAAGGTGTATCACCGCCCCACTCTTCGGACGTCACGCCATGGACCGACAGCTCGCTGCGAATACGATCGAGGTCAGCACCAGGCTTGTCGATCTTGTTCACAGCGACGACCAGCGGCACGCCAGCAGCAACAGCATGCTGAACCGCTTCGATGGTCTGCGGCATCACGCCGTCATCGGCAGCGACTACCAGAATCACGATGTCGGTCGCCTTGGCACCACGCGCACGCATTGCGGTAAACGCGGCGTGACCCGGGGTGTCGAGGAAGGTGACCATACCGCGTTCGGTTTCTACGTGATAGGCACCGATGTGCTGCGTGATACCACCGGCTTCGCCAGCAGCTACCTTGGCACGACGAATGTAGTCGAGCAGGGAAGTCTTGCCGTGGTCGACGTGGCCCATTACGGTCACAACCGGCGCACGGGAGAACGACTCACCT
It includes:
- a CDS encoding BON domain-containing protein; amino-acid sequence: MKKFAIAAATATALTLTMANAAFAQTSAQAPMVLAANTTTQEVKEDTSDTWITTKVKADLLTEKGIPGSDIKVETNKGVVSLSSMVKVTEAQKNTAVAITKKIKGVKDVSAAGLKAE
- the pnp gene encoding polyribonucleotide nucleotidyltransferase, encoding MNPVIKKFQFGQSTVTLETGRIARQASGAVLVTVDDDVSVLVTVVGAKQADAGKGFFPLSVHYQEKTYAAGKIPGGFFKREGRPSEKETLTSRLIDRPIRPLFPEGFMNEVQVVCTVVSTSKKIDPDIAAMIGTSAALAISGIPFDGPVGAARVAFHESTGYLLNPTYEQLQASSLDMVVAGTSEAVLMVESEAKELTEDQMLGAVLFAHDEFQVVINAIKELAAEAAKPTWDWQPKPEATALLGAIRAEFGDAISQAYTITVKADRYARLGELKDQVVAKLAVEDGSPSASEVKAAFGEIEYRTVRENIVNGTPRIDGRDTRTVRPLNIEVGVLPKTHGSALFTRGETQALVVATLGTARDAQLLDTLEGEKKDPFMLHYNFPPFSVGECGRMGGAGRREIGHGRLARRSVQAMLPGADVFPYTIRVVSEITESNGSSSMASVCGASLALMDAGVPMKAPVAGIAMGLVKEGEKFAILTDILGDEDHLGDMDFKVAGTSKGVTALQMDIKIKGITEEIMEIALGQALEARLNILGQMNQIIGQSRNELSANAPTMIAMKIDTDKIRDVIGKGGATIRAICEETKASIDIEDDGSIKIFGESKEAAEAARQRVLGITAEAEIGKIYVGKVERIVDFGAFVNILPGKDGLVHISMLSDARVEKVTDILKEGQEVEVLVLDVDNRGRIKLSIKDVAAAKVSGV
- the rpsO gene encoding 30S ribosomal protein S15, whose protein sequence is MALSVEEKAQIVTDYQQAVGDTGSPEVQVALLTANINKLQGHFKANGKDHHSRRGLIRMVNQRRKLLDYLKGKDVSRYSALIGRLGLRR
- the truB gene encoding tRNA pseudouridine(55) synthase TruB; translation: MAQVKRIRRNVSGIILLDKPLGFTSNAALQKVRWLLNAEKAGHTGSLDPLATGVLPLCFGEATKFSQYLLDSDKSYETLAQLGKTTTTADSEGDVLLTRPVTVGRDDIEAVLPDFRGQISQIPPMYSALKRDGQPLYKLARAGEVVEREPRSVTITRLELLACEGETARLSVDCSKGTYIRTLVEDIGEKLGCGAYVAELRRTQAGPFTLAQTVTLEELEQVHADGGNEAVDRFLMPSDSGLLDWPLLKFSEHSSFYWLHGQPVRAPDAPKFGMVRVQDHEGRFIGIGEVSEDGRVAPRRLIRSE
- the rbfA gene encoding 30S ribosome-binding factor RbfA yields the protein MAKEYSRTQRIGDQMQRELAQLIRREIKDPRVGLVTITAVDVSRDVGHAKIFMTVMGQDNAEDIAQTIKVLNAAAGFLRMQLAREMKLRSVPQLHFHYDESVVRGAHLSALIERAVAQDSQHQDGSASPDAKPESTEE
- the infB gene encoding translation initiation factor IF-2; amino-acid sequence: MTQVTVKELAKVVDTPVERLLQQMREAGLPHTAAEQVVTDNEKQALLTHLKSGHKAKVEEPRKITLQRKTTSTLRVAGSKSISVEVRKKKVFVQRSPEEIEAERKREMDERRAVENAARQKAEEEAKRRTEADATSQPAAAQDASAPAQPVAAAEPVREAQAAAAPAPASAAPSADARKRDEQRRPDKPRADDRNARGGDGERKNAPHRASVKEKAPAPRVAPRTTDEESDSFRRGGRGKGKLKKRNAHGFQSPTGPVIRDVAIGETITVGELSAQMSVKAAEVIKFMFKMGTPVTINQVLDQETAQLIAEELGHKVTLVSDNALEDSLAESLKFEGESFSRAPVVTVMGHVDHGKTSLLDYIRRAKVAAGEAGGITQHIGAYHVETERGMVTFLDTPGHAAFTAMRARGAKATDIVILVVAADDGVMPQTIEAVQHAVAAGVPLVVAVNKIDKPGADLDRIRSELSVHGVTSEEWGGDTPFVSVSAKMGTGVDELLEAVLLQAEVLELKATPSAPGRGVVVESRLDKGRGPVATVLVQDGTLRQGDMVLVGSNFGRIRAMLDENGKPVKEAGPSIPVEILGLDGTPDAGDEMSVLSDEKKAREVALFRQGKFREVKLARAHAGKLENIFENMGQAEKKTLNIVLKSDVRGSLEALNGALNGLGNDEVQVRVVGGGVGGITESDANLALASNAVLFGFNVRADAGARKIVEQEGLDMRYYNVIYDIIEDVKKALTGMLGSDVRENILGIAEVRDVFRSPKFGAIAGCMVLEGTVYRNRPIRVLREDIVIFEGELESLRRFKDDAAEVRAGMECGIGVKSYNDVKVGDKIEVFEKVQVARSL